AGATAAGGCAAGCGATAAAAGATAGCGCCACTTATGTCGCCTGTCAGGACGATGAAGTCGTTGGTACTTTTACGCTTTACTCAAAGCAAAGTGAGTGGGATCAGCATGTTTGGGGGCAGGAAGAAAATTCGGAGGTTCTTTATCTTCATCGGTTGGCAGTGCGCCCTGAATATATGAAAAAGGGGATTGGAAGAGACATTTTGAGTTGGATAGATGAAAACATATATAAAACGATCAGGCTTGATTGCGTTGCGCATAACCTTAAGTTATGTACGTACTATGAAGAGAATGGTTTTTCACTCTTCGGAACGACGGCGGATGGGCATTGTAAATTTCGGAGATTGGAAAAGAAGCAAAGGAATCAGCCTTGAGCTAATTTTTTCTTTCTTTTATGAAATAGAAACCAAGCAATAAAAATTGCCCATGACCCTATAGATTGGGATAAAGAAATATAAGTTCTAGGGATATCAGTTAAAAATATGAGAAGCGTCGCAAGAATGAAAGAAAGCACCATGATGATTACCCAGGCACGAACTACAGGATTCTTAAAGCTTAATTCAAACTCCATGTCCATCCTCCTCGCTTTAATTATGCGATTATTATAACAATAGATGGAGTATTAAACAAGAAAGGCGTGGGAGTACTGGAGGCGATTGTTAGTACTAGCAACAGTGAAGACTAAACAGAGGAGGAAATCATAATGGAAAATCAAGGCTTATTTTTAATTGACCAAAAAGATGGTCTAAGCTTGGAGTTTAGCAAGCTGGCATCCATGATGGAATATACGAGGGTGACAACGTTGGTGGAAGTGAGAGGTTTAACAGTTGACCAATTGGATTTTCTCATTAACGACGAGGCCAACTCCATCGGCATGTTGCTCGCCCATATGGTGTCAATTGAAAGAGCATATCAAATCGAGACATTTGAAAAGCGTGATTTTACGGAAGAGGATATCCAAATGCTGAACCCTGCAATAGAACTTGGCAAGGCAGCACGCGAACAAATTAAAGGAAATCCAATTGAATACTACCTTGAAGAACTGGAACAAACGAGGATAAAGACAATCGATACATTCGGGACATTGCCCGATTCATGGCTATTCGAACAAGCCCCGTATTGGGGAGGGCAGCCAATGAATAATTACTTCAAATGGTTTCATGTGTTTGAGGATGAATTGAATCACCGCGGGCAAATTCGGGTGATTAAAAAATTGATGGGCACTTCGGAGAAATAAGTACGAGACAATTGAGGGACTAACAATAGGGCAGACATAAGTAGATGGAAGGAGGGTGCAATGCGAAAAGTAGAAGTGATGCCTTTTTCCGAAAGATGGAGTCTTGCTTACCAAAAGGAAGCAGCGGTATTGCAGGAGATGTTTGGGGCCGAAATAATTGAAATTCACCATATCGGTAGCACTTCTGTACAAGGATTATCTGCAAAACCGATAATCGACATCATGCCTGTCGTGAAAGATATTTTGCGAATCAAGCAGTACAACGTAAGTATGGCGGAAATCGGGTATGAGGCGAAGGGCGAGAATGGTATTGCGGGGCGTTGCTATTTTCAAAAAGGTGGGAACGAGCGAACGCATCATGTTCATATTTACGAGAAAGGTTCTCCGGAAATCGATCGCCATCTTGCATTCCGGGATTATTTACGGGCATATCCGAAAATGGCAAAGCGTTATGGGGATTTGAAAGAAAGGTTAGCTCAGCAATATCCTTATGATATTGAATCGTACATAAAAGGGAAGGAACAACTTGCTTTGCAGATTGAACGGGAAGCAGTCGTATGGCATAGGGAAGTGATGGGAAAGGGGATAGATTAATGAAAGGGCAGCCTCGATTGTTGATTGATATGGGATTGCCATTGATTGACCGGTCAGTTGGAATTCGGGTGATAGGGCTAAGCAACGGGCAGAAGGTGACGGTGAGATTCCAACGAAAATCCTTTTGGGGAAAAACAATATATTATATGGAATCTCATGGGTCATATTTGGCGGATGAAGAAGGTATCGTTGATCTTCAGCAAGCTGCTCCTATTGAGGGAACTTATGAAGGCGTAGATGGAATGGGCCTATTTTGGTCTATGCAAGTTCAACGTACAGAGGAAAACTCTGAGGAGGCATTTAATAAACTGCAGCTTCAATCCCTTACGATTTTGCTCGAATGTGATGGAAAGGTTGTCGACACGAAAGTCATTACTCGCAAGTGGATCGCTGATGACATAATGAGGACGCCGGTGAATGAAAAAGGAGTAGTGGGAACATTTTTTCATACTAGAAATTCCATTCCTAGACCTACGATCATCGTTGTCGGTGGATCTGAAGGTGGAATCTATGAATTTCCTGCTTCCTTATTGGCATCCCATGGGTTCAACGTACTTGCCTTAGGATATTGGGGGCAAGAGCCTCTTCCGAAACAACTCGTTGAAATACCACTAGAGTATATAGAAGGGGCTATTCGTTGGCTTCAGTCCCGACCGGATGTCGAAAAAGGATGGCTAGGGATACATGGAACGTCTAAAGGTGGAGAACTTGCATTATTAGCCGCTGCTCACTTTGAAGACATAAAAGCCGTCGTCTCGTTAAGTGGCTCACCTGTCGTATTTTGCGGCATTGCTCCATGGACAGACCAAAAAGAATTGCCTCCTTCATGGACGTACAATGGTAAAGCAATCCCCTATGCCCGTCCGGACAGTTCCGTTGAGATATCGAATAGATGTCTTGCAATGCGGAAAGCGGGGGAGAATCCGCTTCGAATTTGGTATGACTATCTTTCTTCTGATCCTCAAATAACGGAACAGGCGACCATTCCAGTTGAAAAGATAAATGGTTCGGTATTATTGATATCCGGAACGGATGATGCTTGTTTTGATTCTGTTCAATTGAATGAAATGGCAATGGAGAGGCTCCGGCGGTCTAAATTTGAGTATGAATACAATCATTTAGTATATAAAGGGGCGGGACATGAGATGGGCATCCCTTTCATTCCTGTAGCTGCCAATCAATTTACCGGCGGAACTAAATATGATACAGCTCAAGCGAGTAGGGATTCATGGCAACAGACGATTGGTTTCTTTTGGAGGAGTGTTTCTGAGCATATTGTAAATTATGAACAGGAGAGCGACTGTTGAAGATAGCATTTTTCGATAGGGATGGAACGATTATTAAAGACTATCCTGATGAAAATTGGTCCGCCATTACCCAACCGGAGTTTCTTCCCGGTGCCATTGAAACGTTGCAACAAGTTATGCAAAAAGGATTCAAAATCATTATTATCACCAATCAATATTTGATTAATGAAGGCTATATTTCTTTAGAGCAATATGAAGAGATAAATAGAGAAATGTTGGAAGTATTGACTAGACATGACGTAGACATTTTAGACGTTTTCTACTGTCCGCATGGGCGGCGGGAAGGCTGCGATTGTTGCAAACCTCAAACGGGAATGATTCGGCAGGCGATTGATAAGTACCCTGCAATCGATTTAAATGAGTCCTTCATAATAGGCGACTCGCTTGTGGATATGGAATTAGCTATTCGAATTGATATAGTCGGTTTTGGAATTAACGTAGAGGTACCTGTCGAAGCTAAAGACATTTATAGAATCGAAGAGGTTATTGGAGTATTGCAGTTCATAAATTGATATTTCAAGAACGGGAATGTTGAATATGAAAATCTTCATAATGGGGATTGTTGCAAGCGGGAAAACGACATATGCAAAAGAATTGTCGAAGCAAATGGACTTGCCATTCGTTGAATTGGATGCGGTTGTTTATTGCAACAAGAACGGTGTCCGGGTGAAGCGGCCACCCGATGAACAAATGCAAGTCATTCACCAAATGGATGCCGCAGGAAGTTGGATTGCGGAAGGGGTATACCGCCCGTCTTATCACCTCCTATTGGACTTGGCTGACATCATCATTTGGCTGGATCCGCCTTTATGGAAACGGAAATTACGGATTTTGAGCAGGCATGTGAAGCAAGTAGTTGGAATAGAAGTATGTGCGTATGAACCGGATTTTCAAATGTTGCGGAACATGTATAAATGGACGAAGCAGTTTGAAGGGAAGCGGGGAGAGTTGGATGGGATCCTTCGACCTTATTTGGATAAGTTGATAATTGTTAGGGATGATCCGGCGAGTAATCAGTCGCTCTCTGACGCTATTTGTGACCTAAAAGAGCAAGGCGGCCTGATTACTAAAAGTTACAGATGAACAACGAATCAGGTATAGCCATGTCTGAATTTAATCAAAGACATGGCTATTTTCACTCAGCCTTTGTATTTATCTCGCTCTGCTGTCTCTCGATGATTTGGTGTCATCTTCTCATGATTCGGTTGAAGATTGCCGAGCTCAGCCAATTCCATTGAAATTTCTTCTTTTACTTCTCTGCGATTTCCCGGTGTCTTCGGATTGGAATATAAATTGCTATGCGCACCTTGTTTCATTATGAAAACCTCCCAAATTGTATTTGCATACTTACTATGGTCAACTTAACCTGTTTTGATGTGCTGCAATTTCCGCTTCAGCGGCCCTTTTTACCTTTTCGGCATGACTTGCGATAAAGCGTATCATATACTTTTCCAAAAACAATCGATCCGCTGCTTTCCCTACAATGCCAAAAGGGGATTGATAGGAAAAGGTGTCTTTCATGATCGTTCCCGTATCGCTTTGAAAGAATTCGTGCTTGTGTGTAAAGGATTGAAAGGCTCCTTGGACCATGGCATCGGTGAAATGATATGGTCTTACCATTTCAATAATTCGAGATGTTAATGTTTGTTTTATTCCTAAATGAGTCGATTGCCAAGTGACGGAATCGCCATATTCCATCAAACCGGCTGTAACCCCGCCGATGGCTATTTGTTTCGTCAGCATCGTTTTCCCTTCGTGCACTTCTACCGTTCTCGCAATATCGAAACAGATTTGGATAGGGGCATTGATGGATATTTCATGTTCAATGGTCGGCATGTTTATCGCTCTTTTCGAACTTCGACTTCACTAGCCTCATATCTTCTAAGAAGTATTTATATAAATTCGGCCTGCGTCTGACGGCAAGTGGGTGGTAGGCGACGGTGGTAGGATATCCCTTAACGTCATGCCAGCTTCCACGCAAACTCTTTACATCTACTTCGGAGTTTTGGAAGAAGGATTGGACGGCTACATTTCCTAAACATACAATGACGGATGGTTGTTGTAACTGTATTTGTTCATCCAAATGTCGGTGCATGCAGATTTGGCGGGTCGATTCTTTGTCATACGCACGAACTGGCCGTCTTTTTAAAACGTAAGTGACATAGATATGTTCTTTATTCAAACCAACTTCATGAACGGCTTGCTGCAAAGTTTGCCGTGTGCCGCATACGATCGAGTTTCCTTCACGATCTTCACGCGCCCCTGGATTATCGAGAATCACCATGATCGGTGCCTTTGGATTTCCTTCTCCCCACACCATCCGTGTTCCTTGCCGATAAAGTCCACAATCCTCGCAATGAATCTGGCTTGCAGGCGTCGGATCTTCCGGCCAACTTTCTGGGCGAAATGACGTCACTTTTATCACCCTCCTAGCAGAATAGAATACCCTTTAGTGGATGAATCATGCAGGGTCATCCAATTTAAAATGATTTAAGGAACAGCTTTTACAGTAAATAAACAGCCACCGAGTCGATTAAGAAGGTGGCTGTTTTATATTTTGATTAAATAAGAAATTCAATTACTCATCCCGGAGATTGAAGTCACTGGAGAAAATAGACTTTGGAATACTTAATCTATGATTTTTTCAACTTTTATAATCGTGTTTGCTGCATCTAAATAAGTGAAACGATACTTCTCTCCTTTATATATTAGAAAATCCTCAAAATAGAGTGTCATTTCACCTTTATCGGTGTCAATTAGTACAATATTAGAACGAAAAGATCCTTTATGTCCACGAGATCCTCTATAAATATCCAAAACTAATACGTCTTCGACTTGCCACTCGCCATTCTCATAATCCTTCATACTCTGGATAGACTTTTTAGCTTCAGTTCCACCGAAAATTAATAAAGATATAGTAATAATTAAGGTGAATAGCCCACCACATGCAAATTTGATGACCGATGATTTTTTGATCCTCTGAGGATTATAAACAGTAATCAAAAAGACGTGATACAGAATAAATATAAAGAATGTCAAACCAGCAGCAAACAAAAAGGACGTTCCAATAAAGTGATAGACGAACGCTTTATAAAGATCCGTCCCGAACCTATTAAACGTCATAAAACTGCCACCTATTATAACCAAAACCATAATGACCATTAGAAAGAGAATAATGATTCGTAGTCGTTTTTTATTCTGTTTTTCATTCTGTTCATTATCTAACTTTAAGGATTTCTTCCTCATAAACATCAACCTCTCGTTCGCCTATCGCATTTAGGTATGGTCTATTGCCAATAAACCTTTACCTATTTTCATTGTGAATACGAATGAAAGCGGTATAAAGTTTCAATTGGAGAAGAATTACTACTTAAGGGGTACTTAGTTGGGCTACTCTTTTTTATTTGTGTGTAATGAAGGAGAACCAGCATAGGATGGAGAAGGATATGGGAACCAGCTGGGCAGCGTTAAAGAGTTCGAGAATGCTAATGAAGGGCTGCTGTACAAGTAAGGGGGGAAGATCATGTTACCGCAGGAGTTGGCTGTTGAAAAAATTACTGCCAGTTTGGAGAAGGACCCGCTTGTGCAGGCAGTTTTTCTGAAAGGGTCAATGGGAAGAGGAGAGCATGACGAGCATTCAGACGTCGATCTGTATTGCTTAGTGAACGAGGAGGATAAGAAGGAATTCCTCGCGAACCGGGTGGAGCATTTACGGGCGTATCGGGATATTATTTTAATGGACGATATTTTCATTGTCGCCCCTCAGATCATTGCGGTGTTTGACGATCTGTTGCATATCGATTTATTTACGGTGACGAAGGAATCGTTTGTTGAAG
The genomic region above belongs to Sporosarcina sp. Marseille-Q4943 and contains:
- a CDS encoding acyl-CoA thioesterase/bile acid-CoA:amino acid N-acyltransferase family protein yields the protein MKGQPRLLIDMGLPLIDRSVGIRVIGLSNGQKVTVRFQRKSFWGKTIYYMESHGSYLADEEGIVDLQQAAPIEGTYEGVDGMGLFWSMQVQRTEENSEEAFNKLQLQSLTILLECDGKVVDTKVITRKWIADDIMRTPVNEKGVVGTFFHTRNSIPRPTIIVVGGSEGGIYEFPASLLASHGFNVLALGYWGQEPLPKQLVEIPLEYIEGAIRWLQSRPDVEKGWLGIHGTSKGGELALLAAAHFEDIKAVVSLSGSPVVFCGIAPWTDQKELPPSWTYNGKAIPYARPDSSVEISNRCLAMRKAGENPLRIWYDYLSSDPQITEQATIPVEKINGSVLLISGTDDACFDSVQLNEMAMERLRRSKFEYEYNHLVYKGAGHEMGIPFIPVAANQFTGGTKYDTAQASRDSWQQTIGFFWRSVSEHIVNYEQESDC
- a CDS encoding uracil-DNA glycosylase, which translates into the protein MTSFRPESWPEDPTPASQIHCEDCGLYRQGTRMVWGEGNPKAPIMVILDNPGAREDREGNSIVCGTRQTLQQAVHEVGLNKEHIYVTYVLKRRPVRAYDKESTRQICMHRHLDEQIQLQQPSVIVCLGNVAVQSFFQNSEVDVKSLRGSWHDVKGYPTTVAYHPLAVRRRPNLYKYFLEDMRLVKSKFEKSDKHADH
- a CDS encoding SRPBCC family protein, which translates into the protein MPTIEHEISINAPIQICFDIARTVEVHEGKTMLTKQIAIGGVTAGLMEYGDSVTWQSTHLGIKQTLTSRIIEMVRPYHFTDAMVQGAFQSFTHKHEFFQSDTGTIMKDTFSYQSPFGIVGKAADRLFLEKYMIRFIASHAEKVKRAAEAEIAAHQNRLS
- a CDS encoding DinB family protein, with protein sequence MENQGLFLIDQKDGLSLEFSKLASMMEYTRVTTLVEVRGLTVDQLDFLINDEANSIGMLLAHMVSIERAYQIETFEKRDFTEEDIQMLNPAIELGKAAREQIKGNPIEYYLEELEQTRIKTIDTFGTLPDSWLFEQAPYWGGQPMNNYFKWFHVFEDELNHRGQIRVIKKLMGTSEK
- a CDS encoding GNAT family N-acetyltransferase, which codes for MNTYEIRKATEQEAPIIIALLKEVAACLKKNGINQWGYLLEGGEDEEIRQAIKDSATYVACQDDEVVGTFTLYSKQSEWDQHVWGQEENSEVLYLHRLAVRPEYMKKGIGRDILSWIDENIYKTIRLDCVAHNLKLCTYYEENGFSLFGTTADGHCKFRRLEKKQRNQP
- a CDS encoding GrpB family protein, which encodes MRKVEVMPFSERWSLAYQKEAAVLQEMFGAEIIEIHHIGSTSVQGLSAKPIIDIMPVVKDILRIKQYNVSMAEIGYEAKGENGIAGRCYFQKGGNERTHHVHIYEKGSPEIDRHLAFRDYLRAYPKMAKRYGDLKERLAQQYPYDIESYIKGKEQLALQIEREAVVWHREVMGKGID
- a CDS encoding HAD-IIIA family hydrolase, encoding MKIAFFDRDGTIIKDYPDENWSAITQPEFLPGAIETLQQVMQKGFKIIIITNQYLINEGYISLEQYEEINREMLEVLTRHDVDILDVFYCPHGRREGCDCCKPQTGMIRQAIDKYPAIDLNESFIIGDSLVDMELAIRIDIVGFGINVEVPVEAKDIYRIEEVIGVLQFIN